From a region of the Calliphora vicina chromosome 4, idCalVici1.1, whole genome shotgun sequence genome:
- the LOC135958659 gene encoding uncharacterized protein LOC135958659 encodes MLISVKHLKIAILIAIVIILTWIYGGNLIRFRDKSKLKLDEAKAPTEDKLVQNINQEIPYLPIEDLLNTKYKKRNLNNTCAWYPTLRDVKIHNDYWQEFRNENISYYIFGAYLDNRATVVETTPLVRVLTMINFISKTYEGYPLTYCQLWYDEQPQPFVQPMKEIHKIWHYGWGHSLDFNYPHLISCAVPEELKDKIPRTVSLVAKPCDKASNNVRVTYQPLAANENRKQFAVCVKGLDFPHVDMSHRMVEYIETMRALGAEKILMYQLQVHANTSRVLKYYEDTGFLEYRPFSLSTAVSNLPEYRHLEMYKNHFSYNLHELVSYNDCLYRNMYRYKYVAVMDTDEVPLPLGNITNWHNLMAFGETVLTKNCKKFASYCFRCIPFPCYPEKLKYTDEIPEYFFMLQHIQRVPKHIRPDWATKCLHSTDYVIATHNHFSIQRTKNVCQSYSFDGNVAQLQHYREPRIKQPADDLVVDTSLWRLKDEIIARSMKVFEELQFF; translated from the exons ATGCTAATTAgtgttaaacatttaaaaatcgcAATTCTTATAGCTATTGTTATAATTTTGACTTGGATTTATGGCGGAAATTTAATTAGGTTTAGAGATAAGTCTAAACTTAAATTAGATGAAGCTAAAG CTCCCACTGAGGATAAATTAGTACAAAATATTAACCAGGAAATACCCTATCTTCCTATTGAAGATCTACTTAATacaaagtataaaaaacgtAACTTAAACAACACATGTGCCTGGTATCCCACATTGCGTGATGTCAAAATACATAATGATTATTGGCAAGAATTTAGAAATGAGAATATTTCCTATTACATATTTGGAGCTTATTTGGACAATAGAGCCACAGTGGTGGAAACTACTCCGCTAGTAAGAGTACTGACAATGATTAATTTCATATCTAAAACATATGAAGGTTATCCCTTGACCTATTGTCAGCTGTGGTATGATGAGCAACCGCAACCGTTTGTGCAGCCCATGAAAGAAATCCATAAAATATGGCACTATGGATGGGGTCATAGTTTAGATTTTAATTATCCCCATTTAATATCATGTGCAGTGCCCGAAGAACTTAAGGATAAGATACCACGTACTGTATCACTGGTGGCTAAGCCCTGCGACAAGGCTAGCAATAATGTGAGAGTAACATACCAACCTTTGGCTGCAAACGAGAATAGAAAACAATTTGCAGTTTGTGTCAAAGGTTTGGATTTTCCCCATGTTGATATGTCTCACCGCATGGTGGAATATATTGAAACTATGCGAGCTTTGGGGGCtgaaaaaatacttatgtaccAGCTACAAGTACATGCCAATACTTCgagagttttaaaatattatgaggATACAGGATTTCTGGAATACAGACCTTTCAGTTTGTCCACAGCGGTTAGCAATTTGCCGGAGTATCGTCACTTGGAAATGTATAAGAATCACTTCTCCTATAACCTGCATGAACTTGTATCCTACAATGATTGTTTGTATCGCAACATGTATCGTTACAAATATGTGGCTGTAATGGATACCGATGAAGTTCCTCTGCCTCTGGGTAATATTACTAATTGGCATAACTTAATGGCTTTCGGCGAGACTGTGCTTacgaaaaactgcaaaaaattcGCCAGTTACTGTTTTCGCTGCATACCTTTTCCCTGCTATCccgaaaaactaaaatataccGACGAAATTCCCGAATATTTCTTTATGCTGCAACATATACAACGTGTTCCCAAGCATATTCGACCCGATTGGGCTACCAAATGTCTGCATAGTACTGACTATGTTATTGCTACCCACAATCACTTCTCCATACAAAGAACCAAAAATGTATGCCAAAGTTATTCATTTGATGGTAATGTGGCTCAACTGCAGCATTATCGCGAGCCCCGCATTAAACAGCCTGCAGATGATCTGGTGGTGGATACAAGTTTGTGGCGTTTAAAAGATGAAATAATAGCGCGTTCAATGAAAGTGTTTGAAGAGCTGCAGTTTTTTTGA